From the Leptolyngbya sp. O-77 genome, one window contains:
- a CDS encoding bleomycin resistance protein: MGKSTLSRAVPILASLNISETIQFYCTVLGFTKIHEEPVVYGIARRDSVEIHFWACSEIHIAENTACRIKVEGIDSLYAELQPKGVIHNNASLQAKPWGTYEFGILDEDGNLVTFGSPVSTVITLFNQRSRLIVWFSRQYGDNFI; encoded by the coding sequence ATGGGCAAGTCAACGTTGAGCAGGGCAGTGCCCATTCTGGCTTCTCTGAATATCAGTGAAACCATCCAGTTCTACTGCACAGTTTTGGGCTTTACCAAAATCCATGAAGAACCAGTGGTCTATGGCATTGCCCGGCGAGATTCAGTGGAAATTCATTTCTGGGCTTGTTCTGAAATACACATCGCTGAAAATACAGCTTGCCGCATCAAGGTTGAGGGCATTGATTCCTTGTATGCCGAATTGCAACCCAAGGGCGTGATTCACAATAATGCTTCTCTCCAGGCTAAACCCTGGGGGACTTACGAATTTGGCATCCTAGATGAAGATGGCAACCTGGTTACTTTCGGTTCTCCCGTCAGTACGGTGATAACTTTATTTAATCAGAGAAGCAGGCTAATAGTCTGGTTCTCCCGTCAGTACGGTGATAACTTTATTTAA
- a CDS encoding transposase family protein → MDIHLDRLLNFPHVTVESCIQKDNEVYLKLRLLNQESSCPHCKKSSSELHQNRPILIRDLSIFGQVTYLKIPRRQFYCRDCQRYFTESLTFMDAGRQYTRRYEEHIYQQVQLSSMEQVGRVEGLSFERIEGIFKHQYAQKKTRDGQESNTLGLMKSASGKGIKTSPPLSATLRPGN, encoded by the coding sequence ATGGACATACATCTTGATAGATTGCTTAACTTCCCTCACGTTACGGTTGAAAGTTGCATTCAAAAAGACAATGAAGTGTACTTAAAGTTGCGCTTGCTCAATCAAGAATCTAGCTGTCCACACTGTAAGAAATCAAGTTCGGAGTTGCATCAAAACCGTCCGATTTTGATTCGAGACCTATCGATTTTTGGTCAAGTCACTTATTTGAAAATTCCTCGTCGTCAGTTTTATTGTCGTGATTGCCAACGTTATTTTACTGAGTCATTGACATTTATGGATGCAGGACGGCAGTACACTCGACGCTATGAGGAGCATATTTACCAGCAAGTACAACTGTCAAGTATGGAGCAAGTGGGTCGCGTAGAAGGGTTAAGCTTTGAGCGCATTGAAGGGATTTTCAAACATCAGTATGCACAGAAAAAAACACGGGATGGGCAGGAGTCAAACACATTGGGATTGATGAAATCAGCAAGCGGAAAGGGCATCAAAACTTCGCCACCGTTATCGGCGACGTTGAGACCGGGAAATTGA
- a CDS encoding DUF262 domain-containing protein: protein MIQPEFKPLIVILSDKLFRIPEYQRHYSWQSRQRHELFEDIKKLELAREKYDERTHFMATIVCLKTKDKEQVGSNTFYIYDVVDGQQRLTTLVILLKSISLKLESDHQLDEAKELNKLLVKDDGRLIILQNNHDNRLILRNYLKDGQKPEISSIRTIADKNISQAIKDCEKFVNAHPNAVKLLALVKNYLYFIFQSLEDKGAVYTIFEVLNSRGLDVDWLDKCKSLLMGLLYEYASSPESNDLFSQHLNELHGYWSDIYREIGLQNIPGHEIIRFAATLKEESGAGRPLSAEDTLEFFKNDCIKLSGNDLIINKIIENTVWLKEITSCLSRLYADKRRNAVTDITQARLLAVAIMLRKDLREEERDRLLEQWERTSFKIFGLFRKDARTKVGEYVRAAKKIRKDANANVDDLLNSISGIGSDFPVETAVEELNKHDFYRSASQFCKTHVENCPLR from the coding sequence ATGATTCAGCCTGAATTCAAGCCTTTAATCGTAATCTTAAGCGACAAACTTTTCAGGATTCCCGAATACCAGCGTCACTACAGTTGGCAGTCAAGGCAGAGGCATGAATTATTTGAAGACATTAAAAAGCTGGAGTTAGCTAGGGAGAAATACGATGAAAGAACTCATTTTATGGCAACTATCGTCTGCCTGAAAACGAAGGATAAAGAGCAAGTTGGTTCTAACACTTTCTATATTTATGATGTTGTTGATGGGCAACAACGATTGACAACGCTAGTTATTCTTCTAAAGTCTATAAGTCTTAAGCTTGAATCTGATCATCAGCTTGATGAAGCAAAAGAATTAAATAAGTTGCTAGTCAAAGATGATGGAAGGCTGATCATTTTACAGAATAATCATGATAATCGACTCATTCTCAGAAATTATCTAAAAGATGGACAAAAGCCAGAAATAAGTTCTATAAGAACTATTGCCGACAAAAACATATCACAAGCAATTAAAGATTGTGAGAAATTTGTAAACGCTCACCCCAATGCGGTAAAACTACTTGCTCTCGTAAAAAATTATCTCTACTTCATCTTTCAATCGCTAGAAGATAAAGGTGCAGTATATACCATTTTTGAAGTCTTAAATAGCCGAGGACTTGATGTTGACTGGCTTGATAAGTGTAAAAGCTTATTGATGGGACTATTATACGAATATGCAAGTAGCCCAGAGAGTAACGATCTTTTCAGTCAGCACTTAAATGAGCTTCATGGCTACTGGTCTGATATATACAGAGAGATTGGACTTCAGAATATCCCAGGGCATGAAATAATACGATTTGCCGCGACTTTAAAGGAGGAAAGTGGAGCGGGAAGACCTCTCAGCGCGGAAGATACTCTTGAATTCTTCAAAAATGATTGTATAAAGCTATCTGGCAATGATTTGATCATCAACAAAATCATTGAGAATACGGTTTGGCTTAAAGAGATCACATCTTGTTTATCCAGGCTGTATGCAGATAAAAGAAGAAATGCTGTCACTGATATTACTCAGGCAAGATTACTAGCAGTGGCAATTATGCTTCGGAAAGACTTGAGAGAAGAAGAACGAGATAGGCTACTTGAGCAGTGGGAACGGACTTCTTTCAAGATATTTGGTCTCTTTAGAAAAGATGCGCGTACTAAAGTTGGTGAATATGTGCGTGCGGCAAAGAAGATCCGCAAAGATGCAAATGCAAATGTTGATGATCTACTAAATTCTATTTCAGGGATAGGTAGTGATTTTCCCGTCGAAACAGCGGTTGAAGAACTGAACAAGCATGATTTTTATAGGAGTGCATCCCAATTTTGCAAGACTCATGTTGAGAATTGCCCATTGAGGTAG
- a CDS encoding type II toxin-antitoxin system VapC family toxin, producing MRVLIDTNVVLDFLQEREPFVESAARLFERIDAGEIEGFIAATTITNIYYIVRRAAGRVAAQDAIMQVLSDLNICAVNLEILEQALALNFEDFEDAVQYACAVRHGVDVIVTRDASGFVNAEIPVVLPGEIDTINSAE from the coding sequence ATGCGAGTTCTGATTGATACCAACGTTGTTCTTGATTTTTTACAAGAACGAGAGCCATTTGTAGAAAGTGCAGCAAGATTATTTGAGCGTATTGATGCTGGAGAAATTGAGGGATTTATTGCAGCCACGACAATAACCAACATTTACTACATTGTCCGCCGAGCAGCAGGGAGAGTAGCGGCTCAAGATGCAATTATGCAGGTGTTAAGCGATCTAAATATTTGTGCAGTAAATTTAGAGATACTAGAGCAGGCTCTAGCATTGAATTTTGAAGATTTTGAAGATGCAGTGCAGTATGCTTGTGCAGTAAGGCATGGCGTTGATGTGATCGTAACTCGTGATGCCTCTGGATTCGTAAATGCAGAAATTCCTGTAGTGTTGCCTGGAGAGATTGATACTATCAATAGTGCTGAGTGA
- a CDS encoding restriction endonuclease: MKVSHYTIFTPDPEEPIREAISLIVYPPGTSRFTINPTRHGNGVKPIKEACMIALRDRFGWNLETSINYATRSPGKVDATKALDNHLFALEWETGNISSSHRAVNKMVLGLLRNVFLGAVLVLPSRKLYPYLTDRIGNYEELEPYFDVWRAVRLGEGFLAIFVIEHDQIDSSVPMITKGTDGRALV; encoded by the coding sequence CTGAAAGTATCACATTATACGATTTTCACCCCGGATCCGGAAGAGCCGATCCGTGAAGCTATTTCCTTAATTGTTTATCCTCCTGGTACATCAAGGTTTACCATTAATCCCACAAGGCACGGTAACGGTGTAAAGCCAATTAAGGAAGCTTGTATGATTGCTTTAAGGGACAGGTTTGGGTGGAATTTAGAAACCTCGATTAACTACGCAACTCGCTCGCCAGGAAAAGTGGATGCAACAAAAGCCCTTGATAACCATCTTTTCGCTCTTGAATGGGAGACAGGCAACATTTCCTCGAGTCATCGAGCAGTCAATAAAATGGTTCTCGGATTATTACGGAATGTTTTTTTGGGTGCTGTTCTGGTACTGCCAAGCAGAAAACTTTACCCTTATCTAACTGACCGCATTGGCAACTATGAAGAGCTAGAGCCATATTTTGATGTTTGGCGAGCAGTTCGCCTCGGAGAAGGTTTTCTTGCAATTTTTGTGATTGAGCATGATCAAATAGATAGCAGTGTACCGATGATTACCAAAGGAACGGATGGTCGTGCGTTAGTCTAA
- a CDS encoding DNA-methyltransferase: MSLAKLGCTLQQVYRSEHGVLYQGDCLKFLSSLPSEVVDVVFADPPFNLGKEYGEGVSDQMEIEKYLAWSKQWLDESVRVLKPGGSLFVFNLPRWCIEYGAYLNQKEMWFRHWIACRMPKAFPRGKKMSPAHYGLIYYTKGEPAVFNKVYTPIQVCRHCGGEVRDYGGHRKSLNEKGINLMDVWDMPEDVWENADESNSNEVLWTLAEEMWTAIPPVRHRRHKKRVPNELAPIMLERIIAMASNPGQIVVDPFGGSGTTFYAAEKLHRYWIGSEIGDTEPAIERLTNLANGIVEQWESARGTKKLKQRKTAASQLPIPYST; the protein is encoded by the coding sequence ATGAGTCTTGCAAAATTGGGATGCACTCTACAGCAAGTTTATAGGAGCGAACATGGTGTTCTCTATCAAGGAGATTGCCTTAAATTCCTTTCATCGCTACCAAGTGAAGTTGTAGACGTTGTGTTTGCCGACCCGCCGTTTAACCTTGGGAAAGAATATGGTGAGGGAGTTAGCGACCAGATGGAGATTGAGAAGTATCTAGCCTGGTCGAAACAGTGGCTTGATGAGAGCGTTCGAGTACTTAAACCTGGTGGCAGTCTGTTTGTATTCAACTTGCCTAGATGGTGTATAGAGTACGGGGCATATCTCAATCAGAAAGAAATGTGGTTTCGACATTGGATTGCTTGCAGGATGCCGAAAGCTTTTCCTAGAGGTAAAAAGATGTCTCCTGCCCACTACGGGCTAATCTATTACACCAAAGGAGAACCAGCAGTTTTTAATAAGGTTTATACACCTATTCAGGTTTGTCGGCACTGTGGCGGAGAAGTTCGTGACTATGGGGGACATCGCAAAAGTCTGAATGAGAAAGGCATTAATTTAATGGATGTTTGGGATATGCCAGAGGATGTTTGGGAGAATGCTGACGAATCTAACTCGAATGAAGTTTTATGGACATTAGCCGAGGAAATGTGGACTGCTATTCCTCCGGTTCGGCATCGTCGGCATAAAAAACGGGTTCCTAACGAACTTGCTCCTATCATGTTAGAGCGAATTATTGCGATGGCATCTAATCCAGGTCAAATAGTGGTTGATCCATTCGGTGGTTCTGGTACTACATTTTATGCAGCAGAAAAACTACACCGTTATTGGATTGGTTCAGAAATCGGTGATACAGAGCCAGCAATAGAACGCTTGACCAACTTAGCTAACGGAATCGTTGAGCAATGGGAGTCAGCACGAGGAACCAAGAAATTGAAGCAGCGCAAAACGGCTGCATCGCAACTACCTATTCCCTATTCTACATAG
- a CDS encoding ISL3 family transposase translates to MSKRKGHQNFATVIGDVETGKLIEVIDSHQQEDIIETLKQQPLEVRAKVEEVSVDMWGGFPKVVKKVFPNAVVVIDRFHVMKLVNEELNKIRRQSGVSDRGSKFILLKHGKDLTAEEKTKLEEILKRSKRLGKAYEWKEEFRAIYEQPLTVEEGKRQIQGWLDKARVVYSEASTTIRNHLDGISNYFRNRTTSGAIEGINNRIKLIKRQAYGFVNFNNFRERLLACFSD, encoded by the coding sequence ATCAGCAAGCGGAAAGGGCATCAAAACTTCGCCACCGTTATCGGCGACGTTGAGACCGGGAAATTGATTGAAGTGATTGACAGTCACCAACAGGAAGACATTATTGAAACCCTGAAGCAGCAGCCCCTAGAGGTGCGTGCAAAAGTTGAAGAGGTGAGCGTGGATATGTGGGGAGGATTCCCAAAGGTAGTCAAGAAAGTGTTTCCCAATGCCGTGGTAGTGATTGACCGCTTTCATGTCATGAAATTAGTCAATGAGGAGTTAAATAAAATTCGTAGACAATCGGGTGTATCAGACCGAGGTAGCAAATTCATTTTGCTCAAGCATGGCAAGGATTTAACCGCAGAAGAAAAGACAAAGTTAGAAGAGATTCTGAAACGGTCAAAGCGATTAGGAAAAGCCTATGAGTGGAAAGAAGAGTTTCGCGCGATTTATGAACAACCATTAACCGTTGAGGAAGGCAAGCGTCAGATCCAAGGGTGGCTCGATAAAGCGCGAGTCGTCTATAGTGAAGCAAGCACAACGATTCGTAACCATTTAGATGGGATTAGCAACTACTTTCGGAATCGCACAACGAGTGGCGCAATAGAGGGAATCAACAACCGAATTAAATTGATTAAACGGCAAGCTTATGGCTTTGTCAATTTCAACAATTTTCGAGAAAGACTATTAGCCTGCTTCTCTGATTAA
- a CDS encoding helix-turn-helix domain-containing protein: protein MTDPGSNNNPELLSVAQTAKLLDVTRQRVHDLIKNGQIAARKLGRYYYIEATELERYKNQPTGKPYQPRSTSSQEDSIDNCQ from the coding sequence ATGACAGACCCCGGCTCAAATAATAATCCTGAATTACTCTCGGTAGCTCAAACTGCAAAGTTGCTTGATGTGACTCGCCAGCGAGTCCATGACTTAATTAAGAATGGTCAGATTGCGGCTCGTAAATTGGGACGTTATTACTACATAGAAGCAACCGAGTTAGAGAGGTATAAAAACCAACCTACTGGAAAACCATACCAACCACGGAGTACAAGCTCTCAGGAAGACTCTATTGACAATTGTCAATAG
- a CDS encoding Mpo1-like protein: MNTYAQIHTHRTNLLIHLIAVPLFIAAHFGLVSAIAQQQALPALMCVGLAVVSLGLQRWGHTLEAKTPAPFRNGLDFLTRLYTEQFYTFPMFVLSGGLQKNWSTIPSQNAQTRR; encoded by the coding sequence ATGAACACCTATGCTCAAATCCACACTCACCGGACTAACTTACTGATTCATTTGATTGCCGTTCCTCTGTTCATTGCAGCCCATTTTGGACTGGTGAGTGCGATCGCCCAGCAACAGGCTTTGCCAGCCTTGATGTGTGTTGGTCTAGCCGTTGTATCTCTAGGATTGCAGCGTTGGGGACATACACTAGAGGCAAAAACTCCAGCCCCCTTTCGCAACGGTTTAGATTTTTTAACTCGACTGTACACCGAGCAGTTTTATACCTTTCCGATGTTTGTGTTGTCAGGAGGGTTACAGAAAAACTGGTCGACGATCCCATCTCAAAATGCACAGACAAGGAGGTGA